One window from the genome of Acidihalobacter ferrooxydans encodes:
- a CDS encoding D-alanyl-D-alanine carboxypeptidase family protein, producing MRKFLRFASTALAILMFLPLGAARAATAPALPVPVPQMPPLAAKSYVLMDYQTGQILVEKNPNEHMAPASTTKLMTAYIVFQELKAGRIKLDTKFRVSEKAWRQGGSRMFLKLGSEVSVNDLLQGLLVPSGNDAAMTLAQGIAGTSAAFVSLMNSYAKHLGMNNTHYTDPTGLPSPGLHVSALDLAKLARAIITQFPQYYHYFSEKEFTWNNIRQYNYNKLLWRDPTADGLKTGYTKEAGYCLVGSAKRGDTRMIAVIMGANQPNASSEANYLNLARLDDALLNYGFRFYSTHKLYTGGQKLKDVRVWNGAKEHIGLGLAQALYVTVPTGQYSRLKAEMNLPSRLQAPLTKGQPVGEVVVKLGNKVLAKQPLVALQDDPRGNLWQRVRDTVMQWLNKK from the coding sequence ATGCGCAAGTTCCTGCGTTTCGCCTCCACGGCTCTCGCCATTCTGATGTTCCTGCCGCTGGGTGCAGCGCGCGCCGCCACCGCGCCCGCGCTGCCGGTGCCGGTCCCGCAGATGCCGCCACTGGCAGCGAAGTCCTATGTGCTGATGGATTATCAGACCGGGCAGATTCTGGTCGAAAAAAACCCGAACGAGCACATGGCGCCAGCCAGTACCACCAAACTGATGACCGCCTATATCGTGTTTCAGGAACTCAAGGCAGGACGTATCAAGCTGGATACCAAGTTCCGCGTGAGCGAGAAGGCCTGGCGCCAGGGCGGCTCGCGCATGTTCCTCAAACTCGGCTCCGAGGTCAGCGTCAACGACTTGCTGCAAGGATTGCTGGTGCCTTCGGGTAATGATGCGGCGATGACGCTGGCGCAGGGCATCGCCGGTACCTCGGCGGCCTTCGTCAGCCTCATGAACAGCTACGCCAAACACCTTGGCATGAACAATACGCATTACACCGATCCGACCGGTCTGCCGAGTCCGGGCTTGCACGTCTCGGCGCTGGATCTGGCCAAACTGGCGCGCGCGATCATCACGCAGTTCCCGCAGTATTACCATTATTTCAGCGAGAAAGAGTTCACCTGGAACAACATCCGTCAATACAACTACAATAAATTGCTGTGGCGCGATCCGACGGCCGACGGGCTCAAGACCGGTTACACCAAAGAGGCGGGCTATTGCCTGGTCGGCTCCGCCAAGCGCGGCGACACGCGCATGATCGCTGTCATCATGGGCGCGAACCAGCCCAATGCCTCGAGCGAGGCCAATTACCTGAACCTTGCGCGTCTCGATGATGCGCTGCTCAACTATGGCTTCCGCTTCTATTCCACCCACAAGCTCTACACGGGTGGGCAGAAGCTCAAAGATGTCCGGGTCTGGAACGGCGCCAAGGAACACATTGGCCTGGGGCTGGCGCAGGCCCTGTACGTGACCGTGCCGACCGGCCAGTATTCCCGGCTCAAGGCCGAAATGAATCTGCCGTCCAGGTTGCAGGCGCCGCTCACCAAAGGGCAGCCGGTCGGCGAGGTGGTGGTCAAGCTCGGCAATAAAGTGCTCGCGAAGCAACCGCTGGTGGCACTGCAAGACGATCCGCGCGGCAATCTGTGGCAGCGTGTGCGCGACACCGTAATGCAATGGCTGAATAAAAAATAA
- a CDS encoding septal ring lytic transglycosylase RlpA family protein, which translates to MRRSAHALAALFAVSLLAACATAPPHVAMAPGTAAYNRPYVVGGRHYSVLPACAGYQQRGIASWYGPGFNGHPTSTGSTYNMYALTAASKVLPLPCWVRVTNLRNGRQVVVKVNDRGPFVANRIIDLSYAAARDLDMIGPGTAIVELQAVDPGRPRSNPPPPRTQVQGAPAPRLFLQVGAFAGRDNAQHLATALRDMGFGPVRVDTLLRGQRQTLFAVRLGPLASVDKLDAAARRMNAIGIKGFRVQVD; encoded by the coding sequence GTGCGCCGCAGCGCACACGCGCTCGCGGCGCTGTTTGCCGTCAGTCTGCTTGCGGCGTGCGCCACGGCGCCGCCGCATGTGGCCATGGCGCCCGGTACGGCCGCCTACAACCGCCCCTATGTGGTTGGCGGCCGCCACTACTCCGTCCTTCCGGCCTGCGCGGGCTATCAGCAGCGCGGCATCGCCTCGTGGTACGGCCCCGGCTTCAACGGGCATCCGACCTCCACCGGATCAACCTACAACATGTATGCGCTCACCGCGGCGAGCAAGGTGCTGCCGCTGCCGTGTTGGGTGCGGGTGACGAACCTGCGCAATGGCCGGCAGGTGGTGGTGAAGGTGAATGATCGTGGCCCGTTCGTGGCTAATCGCATCATCGACCTGTCCTATGCCGCCGCGCGCGATCTCGACATGATCGGGCCGGGTACGGCAATCGTCGAGTTGCAGGCCGTGGATCCGGGGCGGCCGCGCAGCAACCCGCCGCCACCGCGCACACAGGTACAGGGCGCGCCTGCGCCACGATTGTTTCTGCAGGTAGGCGCTTTCGCAGGCCGGGACAACGCGCAACACCTGGCGACTGCGCTGCGCGATATGGGCTTCGGCCCGGTGCGGGTCGATACCCTCTTGCGAGGTCAGCGCCAGACGCTGTTCGCGGTGCGCCTTGGCCCGCTGGCCAGTGTCGACAAGCTGGACGCCGCGGCGCGGCGCATGAACGCCATCGGGATCAAGGGCTTCCGGGTGCAGGTTGATTAA
- a CDS encoding D-alanyl-D-alanine carboxypeptidase family protein — protein MNKLLRLLFASLLLWSVGPAHAAAPAASQTPFVVPAVPALGVHSYVLLDARTGQVIAQQNASARQAPGGAAKLMVAYVVFQELQAGRIALDSRLRVSRVAWHEPGARMFLSPGSEVTVNDLLQGLLVDGGNDAAATLAQGIAGTRSSFVSLMNADAHNLGLGNTHYSNVTGLPAPGLYTSAMDMAKLSRALLTQFPQYAHYFTQKRFTWDGITQYNFDKLLWRDAHSEGLEPGYADRAAGFCMAAAARHGHTQLIAAVMGMAPQKGASLDQNLNALARVSEVLLNYGFSFYTTRELYKAGAKVGELRVNGGAQRKLAVGLAHALYVTLPRGEYSALAAKAEFSGTPAAPVAKGQKLGEMVVRLHGKTLATAPVVALQSVPRGNLWQRLKNAALDWLHSQKA, from the coding sequence ATGAACAAACTTTTGCGTCTGTTGTTTGCATCGTTACTGCTGTGGTCTGTCGGCCCGGCCCATGCCGCCGCACCGGCTGCGTCGCAGACCCCGTTCGTCGTTCCGGCAGTGCCGGCGCTCGGCGTCCATTCCTACGTCTTGTTGGATGCGCGAACAGGGCAGGTCATCGCGCAGCAGAACGCATCTGCCCGGCAGGCCCCCGGTGGCGCGGCCAAGCTGATGGTCGCGTACGTCGTGTTCCAGGAGTTGCAGGCGGGGCGCATCGCGCTCGACAGCCGCCTGCGCGTGAGTCGCGTGGCCTGGCATGAACCGGGCGCCCGCATGTTCCTGAGCCCTGGCTCCGAGGTCACTGTCAACGATCTGTTGCAGGGTCTGCTGGTCGACGGGGGCAACGACGCTGCTGCGACCCTGGCCCAGGGCATCGCCGGTACACGCAGCAGCTTCGTGAGCCTGATGAACGCCGACGCGCACAATCTCGGCCTCGGCAACACACATTACAGCAATGTCACCGGATTGCCCGCCCCCGGGCTCTACACCTCGGCCATGGACATGGCCAAGCTGTCGCGCGCCTTGCTGACGCAGTTTCCGCAATATGCGCATTACTTCACGCAGAAGCGTTTTACCTGGGACGGCATCACGCAGTACAACTTCGACAAGCTGTTGTGGCGCGATGCGCACTCCGAGGGTCTGGAGCCCGGCTACGCCGATCGTGCGGCCGGTTTCTGCATGGCTGCCGCGGCGCGCCATGGCCACACGCAGTTGATCGCCGCAGTGATGGGCATGGCGCCACAGAAGGGCGCTTCGCTGGATCAGAACCTGAACGCGCTCGCGCGCGTTAGTGAGGTGCTGCTGAACTACGGATTCAGTTTCTATACGACGCGCGAACTGTACAAGGCCGGTGCCAAGGTGGGTGAGCTGCGTGTCAACGGTGGCGCGCAACGCAAGCTTGCCGTGGGTCTCGCGCACGCGCTGTACGTCACGCTGCCGCGCGGCGAATATTCGGCGTTGGCCGCCAAGGCCGAATTTTCCGGCACCCCTGCGGCGCCCGTCGCCAAGGGGCAGAAACTCGGTGAAATGGTGGTGCGCCTGCATGGGAAGACGCTGGCCACTGCGCCGGTCGTGGCCCTGCAGAGCGTTCCACGCGGCAACCTTTGGCAACGTTTGAAAAATGCCGCGCTCGACTGGCTGCATAGCCAGAAGGCCTGA
- a CDS encoding septal ring lytic transglycosylase RlpA family protein, protein MSRRIPRLFAAGTMALLLAACASTPPRVVRSGVPPYNQTYVVHGRSYDVLPTAVGYHRRGIASWYGPKFHGRKTSNGERYNMYAMTAASRDLPLPSWVRVTNLQNGRQVVVKVNDRGPFVQDRIIDLSYAAAKKLGMIGPGTALVEVQVVNPRQPAVNPPPPRTQAQGAPAPRLFLQVGAFSSADNAARHKAQLAARGFRPLTVDAGTGANGRKLYRVRLGPLANVDALDAAAERLREFGIKGFQVAVD, encoded by the coding sequence ATGAGCCGCCGTATACCGCGTCTGTTCGCGGCGGGGACTATGGCCCTGTTGCTCGCCGCATGCGCCAGCACGCCGCCGCGCGTCGTGCGCTCCGGTGTGCCGCCCTATAACCAGACCTACGTCGTCCACGGTCGCAGTTACGATGTGCTGCCGACCGCCGTGGGATACCACCGCCGTGGCATCGCGTCCTGGTACGGGCCGAAATTTCACGGTCGCAAGACATCCAACGGCGAGCGTTACAACATGTACGCGATGACCGCGGCGAGTCGCGATCTACCATTGCCGAGCTGGGTGCGGGTGACAAATCTGCAAAATGGCCGGCAGGTCGTGGTCAAGGTGAACGACCGTGGCCCCTTTGTGCAGGATCGCATCATCGACCTGTCGTATGCCGCGGCGAAGAAGCTGGGCATGATCGGGCCGGGCACGGCGCTGGTCGAGGTGCAGGTGGTCAACCCGCGCCAGCCTGCGGTCAATCCGCCGCCGCCGCGCACGCAAGCGCAGGGCGCGCCGGCACCCCGGCTGTTTCTGCAGGTCGGCGCGTTTTCCAGCGCCGACAACGCCGCGCGCCATAAAGCCCAGCTCGCGGCGCGTGGGTTCAGGCCGTTGACCGTGGATGCGGGTACGGGAGCGAATGGCCGGAAATTGTACCGGGTGCGACTCGGTCCGCTGGCCAATGTCGATGCACTCGATGCCGCTGCGGAACGCTTGCGTGAATTTGGCATCAAAGGCTTCCAGGTGGCTGTGGACTAG